A genome region from Tenebrio molitor chromosome 4, icTenMoli1.1, whole genome shotgun sequence includes the following:
- the Set1 gene encoding histone-lysine N-methyltransferase SETD1 isoform X1, with translation MNGTMESRRNESHSHGSHGTSKGPKNYKLLVDPALVKGASAKLYRYDGIVPNDASYRPPVPRDPRSHLTRIWTRLETLELPVPRFKIDTNYVGEPPSIEVTIFHLNDNIDKQFLRDMVQKFGVMEELFIYYHPQTNKHLGIGRVVFETVAAAKSCVEKLNDTSVMGQILEVFLDPFGEKCKKKFEDCTVEKRPPLIIESTPKVEPEKVKVEEEKKKEDKECKDAVDEVKLKKERDRDRYRGYRNDFATPSSSDMGYGTASSEFSASYGSAGTTPLAYDYPHNLALSQYAYATPTYHPMGAPAVWPIATPQWPSDMWDRTPAGLVPPKWPEKELSTVKECKEKEKEKKRNNVAPSVTKTKKEKEKEEEENKTLDLDTRIALLLKGRGSGDMAPPFLTMGGDSDDESKSSFDKMPKAVPIPTSIDSDTGIFVDRSSISLSDMPINPPAPDFDGGSVKNDDNAPLSDPPSPFLSKDIYLECHRIALEQEVVARQKEALETTALLKQIDMAKIGSDISSSEDELLTGDNYSPLERKTSIKNEKDDDRMSMSSLSDNEQTIEESKIVVPPQMTAGSYPYQQYPGYPGIPYSYPYSQHDWRQSYPYTHPMYLTPSSYTPYPSMHPMQSYMSYQITPKRAENCKDDPHSPTINAVIQQITQELKAILKKDFNKKMVEMTAFKKFEAWWEEESSKENKNKGEVGEKLVQTRDNINVLLEANRENLYSNVDSVGFGLGLKASLPKMPSFRRKKIPSPVREDEDSRKLSDNDEIVHDSDPEVSSRPLRRIRKHSVSSSSSSDSSSLSSDSDSSSSDESSSDSESEAEPPRKRDEKVKIKEKTPERIEVVKTVEKVKKPDSKPANRYSKIYLSDSDLSEGEMEFLERRRRNTEWMEQIEKERQQRDKEEVPKKAAPPIVEDVEMVEVKMEEESLEEKSLEKLESEREELLRQVRNPEPPDEVTTEADEAPAQSSSDDENLEARRRKKEEVRKDRNGALDVVPIRLSESSADADGSSPSSQVTMEHSYCMQPVEMSTEASQENLVHDHGYTTTKEKEKPVMKEKPPRPRKRKEHKKLQELQNTMNYRDVYDRYKPEVPYTIHSVKHKERDVMSEMGVLYEFLTKGIDHEDIQYMKQSYEFMLADDTMGYWLNDTHWVDHCVTDLYSSPPKRRKRDEVKVHASGCARTEGFYKIEAHEKAKYKYHHAKSNAIVSPNAPVSKMQGKLTIVALFFGIRGTCKVIVGLSREARSNQRRLLTAFGGDTDSDLLKFNQLKFRKKHLKFAKSAIHDWGLFAMEPIAADEMVIEYVGQMIRHSVADLRERKYEATGIGSSYLFRIDLENIIDATKCGNLARFINHSCNPNCYAKVITIESQKKIVIYSKQSIGVNEEITYDYKFPIEDEKIPCLCGAATCRGTLN, from the exons ATGAATGGCACAATGGAATCACGAAGGAATGAAAGTCACAGCCATGGTAGCCATGGCACGTCTAAGGGAcctaaaaattataaacttcTTGTGGATCCTGCCCTTGTTAAGGGTGCCTCTGCAAAATTGTATAGGTATGATGGAATTGTGCCTAACGATGCTTCATATCGACCACCAGTTCCAAGGGATCCAAGATCTCATCTCACAAGAATTTGGACCAGACTAGAAACTCTTGAGCTGCCAGTACCAAG GTTTAAAATCGACACAAACTATGTAGGAGAGCCCCCTTCGATCGAAGTGACAATTTTCCACTTAAATGACAACATTGACAAACAGTTCCTGAGAGACATGGTGCAAAAGTTTGGAGTAATGGAAGAATTGTTCATTTATTACCATCCTCAAACCAACAAACATTTAGGAATCGGTCGTGTCGTGTTCGAAACAGTCGCGGCGGCTAAAAGTTGCGTCGAAAAACTAAACGACACGAGTGTGATGGGACAAATCCTTGAAGTCTTCCTTGACCCTTTCGGTGAGaaatgcaaaaagaaatttgaaGATTGCACAGTAGAGAAGCGGCCGCCACTGATAATCGAAAGCACGCCAAAAGTCGAACCAGAAAAAGTAAAAGTAgaggaagaaaagaaaaaagaagacaAAGAATGTAAAGATGCGGTTGACGAGGTCAAACTTAAGAAAGAAAGAGACAGAGACAGATATAGGGGATACCGGAACGATTTCGCCACACCGAGTAGTTCAGACATGGGGTACGGCACCGCCTCCAGCGAGTTCTCCGCCAGTTACGGGTCGGCGGGGACCACCCCGTTGGCGTACGACTATCCCCACAACCTCGCGTTGAGTCAGTACGCCTACGCGACGCCGACTTACCACCCGATGGGGGCGCCGGCAGTGTGGCCGATAGCAACACCGCAATGGCCGTCGGACATGTGGGACCGGACACCAGCAGGTCTGGTGCCTCCGAAGTGGCCCGAAAAAGAACTCAGTACCGTTAAAGAATGCaaagaaaaagagaaagaaaagaagCGCAACAACGTGGCCCCCTCGGTAACGAAAActaaaaaggaaaaagaaaagGAAGAGGAGGAGAATAAAACGCTGGATTTGGACACGAGGATCGCTCTCCTGTTGAAAGGACGAGGTTCGGGGGACATGGCGCCCCCTTTTCTGACAATGGGAGGGGATTCGGACGACGAATCGAAGTCTTCATTCGACAAGATGCCCAAAGCGGTTCCTATACCTACGTCTATAGATAGTGACACCG GTATTTTTGTAGACCGGTCGAGCATTTCTTTGAGTGACATGCCGATCAATCCTCCGGCCCCCGATTTTGACGGGGGTTCAGTCAAAAACGACGACAATGCACCCCTGTCAGACCCCCCATCGCCGTTTTTGTCCAAAGATATTTATCTGGAATGTCACAGGATCGCATTAGAACAG GAGGTCGTGGCTCGTCAAAAGGAGGCTCTCGAGACTACCGCACTGTTGAAACAAATCGACATGGCGAAAATTGGCAGCGACATCTCGTCCAGCGAAGACGAACTGCTGACCGGAGACAACTACAGTCCACTCGAACGAAAGACTAGCATTAAGAATGAAAAGGACGATGACAGAATGAGCATGTCGTCGTTGAGTGATAACGAGCAGACAATCGAAGAATCGAAGATAGTGGTGCCTCCTCAAATGACCGCCGGATCTTACCCTTACCAACAATATCCAGGTTACCCGGGTATCCCCTATTCGTACCCGTACAGCCAACACGACTGGAGGCAGTCGTACCCGTACACTCACCCTATGTACCTAACGCCTTCTTCTTATACGCCCTACCCTTCAATGCATCCGATGCAGTCGTACATGTCATACCAAATAACACCTAAACGTGCGGAAAACTGCAAGGATGATCCTCATTCCCCCACTATTAACGCGGTCATCCAACAGATAACGCAAGAATTGAAGGCCATTTTGAAGAAGGATTTTAACAAGAAAATGGTAGAAATGACGGCTTTCAAGAAATTCGAGGCTTGGTGGGAGGAGGAGAGCTCCAAAGAGAACAAGAACAAAGGGGAGGTGGGTGAGAAGCTGGTACAAACGAGGGACAACATCAACGTTTTGCTGGAGGCCAATCGAGAGAATCTTTACTCGAACGTGGACAGTGTCGGTTTCGGTTTGGGTTTGAAGGCGTCGTTGCCAAAAATGCCGAGCTTTCGGCGCAAGAAAATTCCGTCGCCCGTGCGAGAGGACGAGGATTCGAGGAAGTTGAGCGACAACGACGAGATCGTCCACGATTCGGACCCGGAGGTCAGTTCGAGACCGCTCAGGAGGATCCGGAAACACTCGGTGAGCTCCTCGAGCAGTTCGGACAGTTCGAGTCTGAGCTCGGACAGCGACAGTTCGAGCTCGGACGAGAGCTCTTCGGATTCAGAGAGCGAAGCCGAACCCCCGAGGAAACGCGACGAAAAGGTGAAGATCAAAGAGAAGACGCCCGAACGGATCGAGGTGGTGAAAACCGTCGAGAAAGTGAAAAAGCCAGACTCGAAACCGGCGAACCGCTATTCGAAGATTTACCTGAGCGACAGCGATCTCAGCGAAGGCGAAATGGAGTTCTTGGAACGGCGTCGACGCAACACGGAATGGATGGAACAGATCGAGAAGGAGCGCCAACAAAGGGACAAAGAAGAAGTGCCGAAGAAAGCCGCACCACCGATAGTCGAGGATGTCGAAATGGTCGAAGTGAAAATGGAAGAAGAAAGTCTCGAGGAGAAGAGTTTAGAGAAGTTGGAGAGCGAACGGGAGGAGTTGTTGAGGCAGGTGCGAAATCCGGAGCCTCCGGACGAAGTGACGACGGAAGCAGACGAAGCACCCGCTCAGAGCAGTTCGGACGACGAAAATCTGGAGGCCAGGAGGAGGAAGAAAGAAGAGGTGAGGAAGGATCGCAACGGGGCTTTGGACGTGGTGCCGATTCGGTTGTCGGAGTCGTCGGCGGATGCAGACGGAAGCAGTCCGAGTTCGCAAGTGACGATGGAGCACTCCTACTGTATGCAACCGGTGGAGATGTCGACGGAAGCTTCTCAGGAGAACTTGGTCCACGATCACGGATACACCACCACCAAGGAGAAG GAAAAACCGGTGATGAAGGAGAAGCCGCCCAGACCGCGCAAACGAAAGGAACACAAGAAACTGCAGGAGTTGCAGAACACGATGAACTATCGGGACGTCTACGACAGGTACAAACCGGAAGTGCCGTACACCATACACAGCGTGAAGCACAAAGAAAGAGACGTGATGAGCGAAATGGGCGTCTTGTACGAGTTCCTCACCAAAGGCATTGACCACGAGGACATCCAGTACATGAAGCAGAGCTACGAATTCATGTTGGCCGACGACACGATGGGTTACTGGTTGAACGACACCCATTGGGTCGACCATTGCGTCACGGATCTCTACTCGAGCCCGCCCAAACGACGGAAAAGGGACGAGGTCAAGGTCCACGCCTCGGGCTGCGCAAGGACGGAAGGATTCTACAAGATCGAAGCCCACGAGAAGGCCAAGTATAAATATCACCACGCCAAGTCGAATGCAATTGTTTCGCCGAACGCACCAGTCAGCAAAATGCAAGGTAAGCTGACGATCGTCGCGCTTTTCTTCGGAATCCGTGGTACATGCAAGGTCATTGTAGGTTTGTCGAGGGAGGCTCGTTCGAACCAGCGGCGCCTTCTCACCGCTTTTGGCGGCGACACCGATTCGGACCTCCTCAAGTTCAACCAACTCAAGTTCAGGAAGAAGCATCTGAAGTTCGCCAAATCGGCCATCCACGATTGGGGTCTGTTCGCGATGGAGCCGATCGCCGCCGACGAGATGGTGATCGAGTACGTAGGCCAGATGATCAGGCACAGCGTGGCCGACCTGCGGGAAAGGAAGTACGAAGCGACCGGAATCGGCAGCTCGTACCTCTTCAGGATCGACCTGGAGAACATCATCGACGCCACCAAGTGCGGCAACCTGGCCAGGTTCATAAATCACAGTTGCAAT CCTAATTGCTACGCCAAGGTTATTACGATCGAGTCCCAGAAGAAGATTGTGATATATTCGAAGCAGAGTATAGGGGTCAACGAGGAGATTACGTACGATTACAAGTTCCCCATCGAAGACGAGAAAATTCCGTGTCTGTGTGGCGCGGCCACGTGTCGCGGTACCCTGAATTAG
- the Set1 gene encoding histone-lysine N-methyltransferase SETD1 isoform X2, producing MNGTMESRRNESHSHGSHGTSKGPKNYKLLVDPALVKGASAKLYRYDGIVPNDASYRPPVPRDPRSHLTRIWTRLETLELPVPRFKIDTNYVGEPPSIEVTIFHLNDNIDKQFLRDMVQKFGVMEELFIYYHPQTNKHLGIGRVVFETVAAAKSCVEKLNDTSVMGQILEVFLDPFGEKCKKKFEDCTVEKRPPLIIESTPKVEPEKVKVEEEKKKEDKECKDAVDEVKLKKERDRDRYRGYRNDFATPSSSDMGYGTASSEFSASYGSAGTTPLAYDYPHNLALSQYAYATPTYHPMGAPAVWPIATPQWPSDMWDRTPAGLVPPKWPEKELSTVKECKEKEKEKKRNNVAPSVTKTKKEKEKEEEENKTLDLDTRIALLLKGRGSGDMAPPFLTMGGDSDDESKSSFDKMPKAVPIPTSIDSDTDRSSISLSDMPINPPAPDFDGGSVKNDDNAPLSDPPSPFLSKDIYLECHRIALEQEVVARQKEALETTALLKQIDMAKIGSDISSSEDELLTGDNYSPLERKTSIKNEKDDDRMSMSSLSDNEQTIEESKIVVPPQMTAGSYPYQQYPGYPGIPYSYPYSQHDWRQSYPYTHPMYLTPSSYTPYPSMHPMQSYMSYQITPKRAENCKDDPHSPTINAVIQQITQELKAILKKDFNKKMVEMTAFKKFEAWWEEESSKENKNKGEVGEKLVQTRDNINVLLEANRENLYSNVDSVGFGLGLKASLPKMPSFRRKKIPSPVREDEDSRKLSDNDEIVHDSDPEVSSRPLRRIRKHSVSSSSSSDSSSLSSDSDSSSSDESSSDSESEAEPPRKRDEKVKIKEKTPERIEVVKTVEKVKKPDSKPANRYSKIYLSDSDLSEGEMEFLERRRRNTEWMEQIEKERQQRDKEEVPKKAAPPIVEDVEMVEVKMEEESLEEKSLEKLESEREELLRQVRNPEPPDEVTTEADEAPAQSSSDDENLEARRRKKEEVRKDRNGALDVVPIRLSESSADADGSSPSSQVTMEHSYCMQPVEMSTEASQENLVHDHGYTTTKEKEKPVMKEKPPRPRKRKEHKKLQELQNTMNYRDVYDRYKPEVPYTIHSVKHKERDVMSEMGVLYEFLTKGIDHEDIQYMKQSYEFMLADDTMGYWLNDTHWVDHCVTDLYSSPPKRRKRDEVKVHASGCARTEGFYKIEAHEKAKYKYHHAKSNAIVSPNAPVSKMQGKLTIVALFFGIRGTCKVIVGLSREARSNQRRLLTAFGGDTDSDLLKFNQLKFRKKHLKFAKSAIHDWGLFAMEPIAADEMVIEYVGQMIRHSVADLRERKYEATGIGSSYLFRIDLENIIDATKCGNLARFINHSCNPNCYAKVITIESQKKIVIYSKQSIGVNEEITYDYKFPIEDEKIPCLCGAATCRGTLN from the exons ATGAATGGCACAATGGAATCACGAAGGAATGAAAGTCACAGCCATGGTAGCCATGGCACGTCTAAGGGAcctaaaaattataaacttcTTGTGGATCCTGCCCTTGTTAAGGGTGCCTCTGCAAAATTGTATAGGTATGATGGAATTGTGCCTAACGATGCTTCATATCGACCACCAGTTCCAAGGGATCCAAGATCTCATCTCACAAGAATTTGGACCAGACTAGAAACTCTTGAGCTGCCAGTACCAAG GTTTAAAATCGACACAAACTATGTAGGAGAGCCCCCTTCGATCGAAGTGACAATTTTCCACTTAAATGACAACATTGACAAACAGTTCCTGAGAGACATGGTGCAAAAGTTTGGAGTAATGGAAGAATTGTTCATTTATTACCATCCTCAAACCAACAAACATTTAGGAATCGGTCGTGTCGTGTTCGAAACAGTCGCGGCGGCTAAAAGTTGCGTCGAAAAACTAAACGACACGAGTGTGATGGGACAAATCCTTGAAGTCTTCCTTGACCCTTTCGGTGAGaaatgcaaaaagaaatttgaaGATTGCACAGTAGAGAAGCGGCCGCCACTGATAATCGAAAGCACGCCAAAAGTCGAACCAGAAAAAGTAAAAGTAgaggaagaaaagaaaaaagaagacaAAGAATGTAAAGATGCGGTTGACGAGGTCAAACTTAAGAAAGAAAGAGACAGAGACAGATATAGGGGATACCGGAACGATTTCGCCACACCGAGTAGTTCAGACATGGGGTACGGCACCGCCTCCAGCGAGTTCTCCGCCAGTTACGGGTCGGCGGGGACCACCCCGTTGGCGTACGACTATCCCCACAACCTCGCGTTGAGTCAGTACGCCTACGCGACGCCGACTTACCACCCGATGGGGGCGCCGGCAGTGTGGCCGATAGCAACACCGCAATGGCCGTCGGACATGTGGGACCGGACACCAGCAGGTCTGGTGCCTCCGAAGTGGCCCGAAAAAGAACTCAGTACCGTTAAAGAATGCaaagaaaaagagaaagaaaagaagCGCAACAACGTGGCCCCCTCGGTAACGAAAActaaaaaggaaaaagaaaagGAAGAGGAGGAGAATAAAACGCTGGATTTGGACACGAGGATCGCTCTCCTGTTGAAAGGACGAGGTTCGGGGGACATGGCGCCCCCTTTTCTGACAATGGGAGGGGATTCGGACGACGAATCGAAGTCTTCATTCGACAAGATGCCCAAAGCGGTTCCTATACCTACGTCTATAGATAGTGACACCG ACCGGTCGAGCATTTCTTTGAGTGACATGCCGATCAATCCTCCGGCCCCCGATTTTGACGGGGGTTCAGTCAAAAACGACGACAATGCACCCCTGTCAGACCCCCCATCGCCGTTTTTGTCCAAAGATATTTATCTGGAATGTCACAGGATCGCATTAGAACAG GAGGTCGTGGCTCGTCAAAAGGAGGCTCTCGAGACTACCGCACTGTTGAAACAAATCGACATGGCGAAAATTGGCAGCGACATCTCGTCCAGCGAAGACGAACTGCTGACCGGAGACAACTACAGTCCACTCGAACGAAAGACTAGCATTAAGAATGAAAAGGACGATGACAGAATGAGCATGTCGTCGTTGAGTGATAACGAGCAGACAATCGAAGAATCGAAGATAGTGGTGCCTCCTCAAATGACCGCCGGATCTTACCCTTACCAACAATATCCAGGTTACCCGGGTATCCCCTATTCGTACCCGTACAGCCAACACGACTGGAGGCAGTCGTACCCGTACACTCACCCTATGTACCTAACGCCTTCTTCTTATACGCCCTACCCTTCAATGCATCCGATGCAGTCGTACATGTCATACCAAATAACACCTAAACGTGCGGAAAACTGCAAGGATGATCCTCATTCCCCCACTATTAACGCGGTCATCCAACAGATAACGCAAGAATTGAAGGCCATTTTGAAGAAGGATTTTAACAAGAAAATGGTAGAAATGACGGCTTTCAAGAAATTCGAGGCTTGGTGGGAGGAGGAGAGCTCCAAAGAGAACAAGAACAAAGGGGAGGTGGGTGAGAAGCTGGTACAAACGAGGGACAACATCAACGTTTTGCTGGAGGCCAATCGAGAGAATCTTTACTCGAACGTGGACAGTGTCGGTTTCGGTTTGGGTTTGAAGGCGTCGTTGCCAAAAATGCCGAGCTTTCGGCGCAAGAAAATTCCGTCGCCCGTGCGAGAGGACGAGGATTCGAGGAAGTTGAGCGACAACGACGAGATCGTCCACGATTCGGACCCGGAGGTCAGTTCGAGACCGCTCAGGAGGATCCGGAAACACTCGGTGAGCTCCTCGAGCAGTTCGGACAGTTCGAGTCTGAGCTCGGACAGCGACAGTTCGAGCTCGGACGAGAGCTCTTCGGATTCAGAGAGCGAAGCCGAACCCCCGAGGAAACGCGACGAAAAGGTGAAGATCAAAGAGAAGACGCCCGAACGGATCGAGGTGGTGAAAACCGTCGAGAAAGTGAAAAAGCCAGACTCGAAACCGGCGAACCGCTATTCGAAGATTTACCTGAGCGACAGCGATCTCAGCGAAGGCGAAATGGAGTTCTTGGAACGGCGTCGACGCAACACGGAATGGATGGAACAGATCGAGAAGGAGCGCCAACAAAGGGACAAAGAAGAAGTGCCGAAGAAAGCCGCACCACCGATAGTCGAGGATGTCGAAATGGTCGAAGTGAAAATGGAAGAAGAAAGTCTCGAGGAGAAGAGTTTAGAGAAGTTGGAGAGCGAACGGGAGGAGTTGTTGAGGCAGGTGCGAAATCCGGAGCCTCCGGACGAAGTGACGACGGAAGCAGACGAAGCACCCGCTCAGAGCAGTTCGGACGACGAAAATCTGGAGGCCAGGAGGAGGAAGAAAGAAGAGGTGAGGAAGGATCGCAACGGGGCTTTGGACGTGGTGCCGATTCGGTTGTCGGAGTCGTCGGCGGATGCAGACGGAAGCAGTCCGAGTTCGCAAGTGACGATGGAGCACTCCTACTGTATGCAACCGGTGGAGATGTCGACGGAAGCTTCTCAGGAGAACTTGGTCCACGATCACGGATACACCACCACCAAGGAGAAG GAAAAACCGGTGATGAAGGAGAAGCCGCCCAGACCGCGCAAACGAAAGGAACACAAGAAACTGCAGGAGTTGCAGAACACGATGAACTATCGGGACGTCTACGACAGGTACAAACCGGAAGTGCCGTACACCATACACAGCGTGAAGCACAAAGAAAGAGACGTGATGAGCGAAATGGGCGTCTTGTACGAGTTCCTCACCAAAGGCATTGACCACGAGGACATCCAGTACATGAAGCAGAGCTACGAATTCATGTTGGCCGACGACACGATGGGTTACTGGTTGAACGACACCCATTGGGTCGACCATTGCGTCACGGATCTCTACTCGAGCCCGCCCAAACGACGGAAAAGGGACGAGGTCAAGGTCCACGCCTCGGGCTGCGCAAGGACGGAAGGATTCTACAAGATCGAAGCCCACGAGAAGGCCAAGTATAAATATCACCACGCCAAGTCGAATGCAATTGTTTCGCCGAACGCACCAGTCAGCAAAATGCAAGGTAAGCTGACGATCGTCGCGCTTTTCTTCGGAATCCGTGGTACATGCAAGGTCATTGTAGGTTTGTCGAGGGAGGCTCGTTCGAACCAGCGGCGCCTTCTCACCGCTTTTGGCGGCGACACCGATTCGGACCTCCTCAAGTTCAACCAACTCAAGTTCAGGAAGAAGCATCTGAAGTTCGCCAAATCGGCCATCCACGATTGGGGTCTGTTCGCGATGGAGCCGATCGCCGCCGACGAGATGGTGATCGAGTACGTAGGCCAGATGATCAGGCACAGCGTGGCCGACCTGCGGGAAAGGAAGTACGAAGCGACCGGAATCGGCAGCTCGTACCTCTTCAGGATCGACCTGGAGAACATCATCGACGCCACCAAGTGCGGCAACCTGGCCAGGTTCATAAATCACAGTTGCAAT CCTAATTGCTACGCCAAGGTTATTACGATCGAGTCCCAGAAGAAGATTGTGATATATTCGAAGCAGAGTATAGGGGTCAACGAGGAGATTACGTACGATTACAAGTTCCCCATCGAAGACGAGAAAATTCCGTGTCTGTGTGGCGCGGCCACGTGTCGCGGTACCCTGAATTAG